In Roseiconus lacunae, the DNA window ATGCCTTCAAACGGCGTGCTGATACACGTCGATTGGAACTTCCCCGGGTCGACTTTCCATCCGGCATTGGGATCGATCACGACGACGTCGGCGGGCGAGCCTACTGTTAGCGTGCCCCCGTCGATCCCGGCAATCTCGGCCGGTCGCGTGGACATACGATCGATCAGTTCGACCCAGTCAAGAATGCCCGATCGTACCAAGGCAGTCGCGGCGGTCGCAAAGGATGTTTCCAGCGACGAGACACCGAAGGGCGATTCGTCCAGGTCGTTCATCATCTTTTCACGACTGCGAGGCATGTGGCCGGACTGGATCGCGTCGATCGTTTTATCTTTGACAGCTTGGCAAAGTGTTGCGACGTGGTTCGGGCTCCGCAGCGGCGGGTGAACTTTATAGCGTGACTCGTAAGTCCGCATCAGTCGGTCGCTTTGCATCAGGTTGTGTGGGCACACCGAAGCGGTTACGACGACACCGCGTGATTTGACTCGGCGCAACATGTCAACGGCGCCCATCGTGCTGACTGGTCCGACATGCAAGCGGCCGTCAGTTGCTTCGGCCAAGCGGACGTCACGGGCTACCGCTAAGTCTTCTGCCTCGGTCGGCAAGCCTTTCAGCCCCAGCACCAACGAGACCTGACCTTCGTGCATCACACCACCGGCCGCCATCTCAGGAATCTCAGGGCGGTCGAAGATCGGGCGGTTAAGCATCCGGCAGTATTCCAGTGCTCGTTTCAGAAGCGCGTCGCTGTGGATTGCCCGGGGGGCATCGCTAAAGGCGACCGCGCCGGCTTCGGACAACAGCCCAAGCTGCGCCATTTGCTCGCCCTTTTGGCCTTTGCTCAAGCATCCGATGACGTGAATCTTTGCGCCGCTTGCTTGCGCCGCTTTCTGCCTGACAAACTCGACTGCCGCGTGAGAGTCGATGACCGGATACGTACTTGCGGTCGCCAGGATCGACGTGTAGCCACCGGCCAGTGCCGCCTGGCTGCCGCTGAAAATGGTCTCGTCTTCTTCGAATCCCGGCTCTCGCAATTCGACGCCTAGGTCGACTAGGCCCGGAGCCACCAAGCAACCGCCGGCTTCGATCGTATCATATTGAGCCGGCAGGTCACCGTCCGCAGGATCGATGGAGGCAACGCGCCCATCGAGAATCAAGATTCGTCCCGGACGATTCAAATTTTGGCTCGGATCAACCAAAGTCCCGCCAGAAATCAAAACCGGTTTATTCATCGATCAGTGGATGCTCGTTGTAGGGTGGGCGATCGGTCAAGCTTGGTTGCGGAACCGATCGTCCGCGACCGACAATAGATACAAGGCGGACATTCTCACAGCGATTCCATTGGTCACTTGTTCCAAGATCACCGAATGGGGACCGTCGGCGACCTCTGGTGTAATCTCGACGCCTCGATTGATCGGTCCGGGAGCCATGATCAGGATGTCGTCTTTTGCCAATCGCATTCGTTTGGCATTCATCGCGTACAGTGCGGCGTATTCGTGAACGCTTGGGAACGGCCGCGCGTTTTGACGTTCGAACTGGATTCGCAGAAGATTCAAGACGTCGCAGCGGGGAAGGATTTCGTCCAGGTGATGTGCGACCTCGAACCCTAGTTCCTGCCAACGCGGACTGACCAAAGTCGGCGGGCCGCAGATAATCACATGGGCGCCGAGTTTTCGCAGACCCCAAATGTTGCTCCGCGCCGTTCGGCTATGGGCGATATCGCCGACGAGCGCGACCGTCAAGCCTTCCAGAGTGCCCCGGTGTTGGCGGATGGTCAAAAGGTCCAGCAGGCCTTGCGTCGGATGTTCGTGCGGGCCATCGCCGGCGTTGATCACACAACACGTCAACTCCCGAGCAAGTAGGTTCGGCGTTCCCGGGGTGGAGTGTCGGGTGACCACCCAGTCGACTCCCATCGCCTCGATCGTCTTTGCCGTGTCGGCGAACGTCTCTCCCTTCGCGGTGCTCGATCCAGACGAACCGAACTCTACCGTGTCTGCCCCGAGGCGTTTGGCCGCTAGTGAAAAGCTGTTGCGAGTCCGTGTGCTGTTTTCGAAAAACAGGTTCGCACACGTCTTGCCACTCAACAACGATAATTTGCGGCGACAACCCTCGGTCGCTTCTTTCAGCTCTTGGGCGACGTCGAGAAGCGTCCGAATTTCATCCGCCGATAGTGACTCAAGATCCAGCAAATGGCGGCGTTGCCAAGAATCCGTATAGCCGGTCAAGTCCGGCGCGTTGCGTTCCGATGCCATCATGTACGTCCGAGTAAAGCGTTCAGTCTGTGACGCTTGAAAGCACTCCGGCGGGTCGTGTTCGGCGAAAATGTCCAGCAGTTTTGCTCAACAATCTTGCCTAGGACAGTCCGCCACGTCACTGGGGTTCTCCAGGGAAACGTTGTCCCGAGCCGAACTCGATGTTGGACCGGCCGTTGCTTTGCTGGGGCCGTAGCCTAATGCATGCAACTCTTTTTTGCGACGGGGCAAATGAAATCATGCGCCGCCGAAATTCTGCGACGTTCCGCCCATGTGAACACGTCTACCATGCCGCGCAAATCATACGGCGCCTGTTGGTCAGTTTGTTGACACCTCGTGAGATGGCGATATGGTAAAGGTTGGTGGGGCAAGGGGGGAAAGCGTCACTGATGGGATGGCGTAATCATCGCCGAAACGCACATTTCCCCAGTAGGCCATGGATGTCCCATGCCCCCGACCGTTCTCAGCGTCTCAGTTGGTTTTCGCCGGTGACACGTCAGCAAATCGTCTTACTTGGAATCGGGCACACAAACGCTCACCTGGTCAAGCAATGGGCGGATTCTTCGATCGACAACTGTGACCTAGTCTGTGTCAGCCAATTCGCGGAGTCGACCTATTCGGGAATGTTGCCGGGAACACTTGGCGGGCAGTTTAGCGATCAAGCGATGCGGATCGATTTGCGAGCTCTCGTCGAATCCGTCGGGGCTCGTTTGGTGATTGATGAAACCGTTGGTTTGGACACTGAGTCACGGCAGTTGCATTTGTCAAAATTGGAGGGGCTTCGCTATGACGTCTTAGCAATCGGCGTGGGATCGATGCCCAAAGGACACCAGCAGTTTTCCGGGCAACCGCATGTTGTCCCGATCAAGCCGATGCAAACCTTTTTAACTCGGCTTGATCGTGCACGAAACAACTATGCAAACTCTGGCGAGGCCACGATCTGTGTTGTCGGTGGAGGTGTCGCGGGGGTGGAGATTTCGTTGTGCTTGCGTCAGCATCTCCAGCGGGCGAACGTTCGGTCAAAGATCTGTATCGTGAGTTCGGGGGACAGGATCGCGGGCGGGCTTTGCAAACGCAGCCTTCGGCGTCTCGAAAAACTCCTGCGTCAGCGAAGCATCGACGTCGTCACCGGTCAGTCAGTGGTTGGTGTCGATCGTCACGGTCTGGACACTCGATCGGGAGAACATATCGCGTCGGACGTTGTGATCTGGGCGACCGGTGCCGAACCGCCTTCGGTGCTTTCCAGGCTTGGTTTACAAACGGATGCGGATGGATTCATCGCGACCCTACCGACTCTGCAAGCGGTGTCGGATCGACGTGTGTTTGCGGTCGGCGATTGTGGGACGATCATCGATCACCCTTGCCCAAAGGCAGGCGTTTATGCTGTACGCCAAGGTCCGGTGTTGTGGTCCAACGTTCGCGCCGTTCTAAACGACGAACCGTTGACCGAGTTTCGCCCGCAGCAAGGCTTCCTAAAACTACTCAATACCGGCGATGACCGAGCGTTGCTGGACTACGGTCAGTTCAGCGTTCACGCACGATGGTGTCTGACGCTGAAAAATTATATTGATCGGTCATTCGTTCAAGACTATCAAGTTAACACTTAGATTTTTAAACCCGAACGCTTTAGCCCCCGAGAATCATCAACGATGAAACGTCATTGGATCGATCAATTCTTCGCCGTCTCCGGCAGCGTGTTTCTTGCATCAGTAAGCGTAATTCTTGCAGCAGCGAACGTGGCCCAGCCGGCAAGCGGTCAAGATGTCCCAACCGCCCCACCGTCAAATTCTGAATCGACGTCGGTTCCCGAAGGTATCAACGCGAACTTCAAATCGAGCGAACTGGACGTCGACGAGTGGATCGCTCGTTTCGAAGTCGAGAGCCGCGAGGTATACGCCGCTCGCGACGAGGTGTTGGCAGCGTGTGCGATCAAACCCGGTGATCGTATCGCGGATGTCGGGGCGGGAACGGGGTTTTATAGTCGTCTGTTTGCCAAACGCACCGGATGGGATGGCTGGGTTTATAGCGTCGACATTTCGACGAGCTTTCTTCAGCACATCGCCGATCGGGCGACCAATGAAGGCATCGAGAACTTGACGACAGTGCTCGGTACGGACACGTCGATTCGGTTGCCACCCGAGTCGGTTGACTTGGTGTTTATTTGTGACACGTATCATCACTTTGAATCACCGCAGCAGACTCTCGCATCAATCTCTCGTGCACTCAAGCCCGGTGGTCGATTGATCCTGATCGACTTTGAACGTATCCCCGGGGTCTCGCGTGAATGGTTGCTAGGGCACGTGCGAGCTGGGAAAGACGCCTTTAAGGCAGAGGTCATCGAGTCGGGGTTGCGGTTTGTCGACGAAGTCAAAGTCCAGGGCTTTGAGGAAAACTATCTGCTGCGGTTCGAAAAGAAAGCGAAGTAGTTTCTGTCGCTTTGGACGATGTGGTTCGTACGGAATTTCAACGTTTTCGTTTCACACCGGCAATCCCTGGCGATACGGTCGGCCAAAAATCTTGCGCCCCTGCCCCGCTAACGTTGGGCCATCATGGTACCCCCTTTCCTGTATTCACCGGGCGAGACCCATGATTGAAAAGTTACGGCTGACCGCGATCGATTTAGTCAAGCATCATTACTTGAACCTAATTGCGATAGCACTCTTCGTGTTTTGCATCTCGCGATTGATTGCTTTTCGTTCGGTCGAGGATGCGGTGGTTCCGGGGATCGGTGCGTTGTATGGATTGGTCGCTGCGCTCGCTCCCAATGAGGTGTCCGACTGGACCGGGCATTTTCGTTGGACGACGCAGCAATA includes these proteins:
- a CDS encoding dihydroorotase, whose amino-acid sequence is MNKPVLISGGTLVDPSQNLNRPGRILILDGRVASIDPADGDLPAQYDTIEAGGCLVAPGLVDLGVELREPGFEEDETIFSGSQAALAGGYTSILATASTYPVIDSHAAVEFVRQKAAQASGAKIHVIGCLSKGQKGEQMAQLGLLSEAGAVAFSDAPRAIHSDALLKRALEYCRMLNRPIFDRPEIPEMAAGGVMHEGQVSLVLGLKGLPTEAEDLAVARDVRLAEATDGRLHVGPVSTMGAVDMLRRVKSRGVVVTASVCPHNLMQSDRLMRTYESRYKVHPPLRSPNHVATLCQAVKDKTIDAIQSGHMPRSREKMMNDLDESPFGVSSLETSFATAATALVRSGILDWVELIDRMSTRPAEIAGIDGGTLTVGSPADVVVIDPNAGWKVDPGKFQSTCISTPFEGMELIGRIQKTLVDGLVRYDAAIPV
- a CDS encoding class I SAM-dependent methyltransferase translates to MKRHWIDQFFAVSGSVFLASVSVILAAANVAQPASGQDVPTAPPSNSESTSVPEGINANFKSSELDVDEWIARFEVESREVYAARDEVLAACAIKPGDRIADVGAGTGFYSRLFAKRTGWDGWVYSVDISTSFLQHIADRATNEGIENLTTVLGTDTSIRLPPESVDLVFICDTYHHFESPQQTLASISRALKPGGRLILIDFERIPGVSREWLLGHVRAGKDAFKAEVIESGLRFVDEVKVQGFEENYLLRFEKKAK
- a CDS encoding FAD-dependent oxidoreductase, translating into MSHAPDRSQRLSWFSPVTRQQIVLLGIGHTNAHLVKQWADSSIDNCDLVCVSQFAESTYSGMLPGTLGGQFSDQAMRIDLRALVESVGARLVIDETVGLDTESRQLHLSKLEGLRYDVLAIGVGSMPKGHQQFSGQPHVVPIKPMQTFLTRLDRARNNYANSGEATICVVGGGVAGVEISLCLRQHLQRANVRSKICIVSSGDRIAGGLCKRSLRRLEKLLRQRSIDVVTGQSVVGVDRHGLDTRSGEHIASDVVIWATGAEPPSVLSRLGLQTDADGFIATLPTLQAVSDRRVFAVGDCGTIIDHPCPKAGVYAVRQGPVLWSNVRAVLNDEPLTEFRPQQGFLKLLNTGDDRALLDYGQFSVHARWCLTLKNYIDRSFVQDYQVNT
- a CDS encoding aspartate carbamoyltransferase catalytic subunit; the encoded protein is MASERNAPDLTGYTDSWQRRHLLDLESLSADEIRTLLDVAQELKEATEGCRRKLSLLSGKTCANLFFENSTRTRNSFSLAAKRLGADTVEFGSSGSSTAKGETFADTAKTIEAMGVDWVVTRHSTPGTPNLLARELTCCVINAGDGPHEHPTQGLLDLLTIRQHRGTLEGLTVALVGDIAHSRTARSNIWGLRKLGAHVIICGPPTLVSPRWQELGFEVAHHLDEILPRCDVLNLLRIQFERQNARPFPSVHEYAALYAMNAKRMRLAKDDILIMAPGPINRGVEITPEVADGPHSVILEQVTNGIAVRMSALYLLSVADDRFRNQA